The following are from one region of the Candidatus Abyssobacteria bacterium SURF_5 genome:
- a CDS encoding branched-chain amino acid ABC transporter permease, producing MRNPYYLGMLVFVGIYSMMTISLCLLLGYGGQISLGHAAFYGIGAYASSLLSARVGLSPWIGILVAMFITGIFAFLISVPVLKLRGHYLAMATLGFGEIVYIFFNSAVELTGGPSGFGQIPRLSVFGFVFKRDIDFYYLVWATVVVLLVLILNVIHSRVGRALRSIHGSETAANAMGVDTASIKMKVFVFSAVIASIAGSYYAHYVTFISPTTFDANVSILLVTMVVVGGMSNVWGALLGALLLATLPEYLRTFGDYDILIYGAVMLIIMMFAPEGLAGILSIIKRRFSRQLYRQGAS from the coding sequence ATGCGGAATCCCTACTACCTGGGGATGCTGGTATTCGTCGGAATCTATTCGATGATGACGATATCTCTTTGCCTGCTGTTGGGATATGGGGGCCAGATATCACTCGGGCATGCGGCCTTTTATGGTATAGGCGCCTATGCTTCCAGCCTGCTCAGCGCGCGAGTGGGCCTCTCTCCCTGGATCGGGATCCTGGTCGCCATGTTTATTACCGGAATCTTCGCCTTCCTGATCAGTGTGCCGGTCCTGAAGCTGCGTGGGCATTACCTGGCGATGGCGACCCTTGGTTTCGGTGAGATCGTTTACATCTTCTTCAATTCAGCCGTGGAGCTAACAGGCGGCCCCTCGGGCTTCGGCCAGATTCCCCGGCTTTCGGTCTTCGGTTTCGTCTTTAAGCGTGATATCGATTTTTATTATCTTGTCTGGGCGACCGTTGTGGTTTTACTGGTCTTGATCCTGAATGTCATCCATTCGCGGGTCGGCAGGGCCTTGCGCTCGATACACGGGAGTGAGACAGCCGCCAACGCCATGGGGGTAGACACTGCTTCGATCAAGATGAAGGTGTTCGTCTTCAGCGCCGTGATTGCCTCTATAGCCGGCAGTTACTATGCACATTATGTCACGTTTATCAGTCCGACAACGTTCGATGCCAACGTGTCGATTCTGCTTGTCACAATGGTCGTTGTGGGAGGGATGTCAAACGTATGGGGCGCCTTGCTCGGGGCGCTGCTGCTTGCAACACTGCCCGAGTATCTTCGCACCTTCGGCGACTACGACATCCTTATCTATGGCGCGGTGATGCTGATTATCATGATGTTTGCTCCGGAAGGACTGGCGGGGATACTAAGCATTATCAAGAGGCGATTCAGCCGGCAGTTATACCGGCAGGGCGCGAGCTGA
- a CDS encoding branched-chain amino acid ABC transporter permease, whose protein sequence is MDVLSRTLQYLFTGVAIGSIYAMVALGFNIIYNCTGIINFAQGEFVMLGGMFMVTLTTVWKLPLPIAFPIAVVLVVLVGVGFERVAIHPLKAPSVLVLIMITIAGSILIKGIAMFAWGKEARYLPHFSGETPIAVLGATILPQSLWVLGSLAAVVLGLAWFFNRTLMGKAMRACAHNPAAARLVGISVKQMVTISFGLSAGIGAVAGIVITPIVLMDYQRGAMLALKGFGAAILGGLGSGPGAVVAGLLIGILESLGAGYISSHYKDAIALIVLLAVLFIRPSGLLGDTEAQRLKKF, encoded by the coding sequence ATGGACGTTCTCTCAAGGACTCTTCAGTATCTATTCACGGGCGTCGCCATCGGCAGCATTTATGCAATGGTGGCGCTCGGTTTCAACATCATCTATAACTGCACGGGTATCATTAATTTTGCGCAGGGCGAGTTCGTAATGCTGGGCGGGATGTTTATGGTTACTTTGACCACCGTGTGGAAGCTGCCCTTGCCAATCGCTTTCCCGATCGCGGTCGTGCTTGTTGTTTTGGTCGGGGTTGGATTCGAGCGCGTGGCAATTCATCCGTTAAAAGCTCCGTCGGTTCTCGTATTGATCATGATAACCATTGCGGGCTCGATTTTAATAAAAGGAATAGCGATGTTCGCATGGGGAAAAGAGGCGCGTTATCTTCCCCATTTCTCGGGTGAGACGCCGATCGCCGTGCTCGGGGCGACGATTCTTCCGCAATCGCTGTGGGTGTTGGGCAGCCTTGCTGCAGTGGTGTTGGGGCTTGCGTGGTTTTTCAATCGAACGCTTATGGGGAAGGCAATGCGGGCGTGCGCTCATAACCCCGCGGCGGCTCGGCTTGTCGGCATAAGTGTGAAGCAGATGGTGACCATTTCCTTTGGTCTTTCCGCGGGGATAGGAGCGGTTGCGGGAATCGTGATTACTCCCATAGTGCTGATGGATTACCAGCGCGGCGCGATGCTGGCTCTCAAAGGATTCGGTGCGGCCATTCTCGGCGGGCTTGGCAGCGGGCCGGGCGCGGTGGTGGCCGGTCTACTGATAGGGATATTGGAATCATTGGGAGCGGGGTACATATCATCCCATTATAAGGACGCGATTGCGCTGATCGTGCTTCTGGCGGTGCTTTTTATTCGCCCCAGCGGATTGCTCGGAGATACGGAAGCACAGCGGCTGAAGAAATTTTAG
- a CDS encoding ABC transporter substrate-binding protein, with product MKKTVLAALVLCLALSGSLFAADAPEPIKIGAVFAVTGKASWLGEPERNTVKMIEAEVNAAGGINGRPIQVIVEDDAGLEPNTVNAVKKLVAKDNVVAIVGPTTTGTTMAVKPIAEEYGVPLISCAAAEAIVNPVFKWVFKTPQKDSDCAVRIYEHMKAKGLTKVAIITSTDAFGATGRAQLQAFAPVMGIEIVADESYAPSDTDMTAQLTKIKGTPAQALINWSVGPVQVVVVKNVRQLGMTIPLYQSHGFGNPKNIEACGAAGEGIIFPAGRLLVVEHLKDDLPQKAVLAKYKSEYEAKYKDQVSTFGGHAFDSLWLVIDALKAVGPDKAKLRDYIENRKGFVGTGGIFNFSAEDHCGLDKNAFEMMTVKEGKFMPLGI from the coding sequence ATGAAAAAGACTGTACTAGCAGCATTGGTTCTGTGCCTTGCACTGAGCGGGAGCCTATTCGCAGCCGATGCGCCCGAACCGATTAAGATTGGGGCGGTCTTTGCCGTTACCGGTAAAGCGTCCTGGCTGGGCGAGCCCGAGCGGAATACGGTGAAGATGATTGAAGCCGAAGTGAACGCGGCGGGCGGCATCAACGGCAGGCCGATACAGGTAATTGTTGAGGATGATGCAGGCCTCGAGCCGAACACGGTGAATGCAGTTAAGAAGCTGGTGGCAAAAGATAATGTGGTCGCCATTGTAGGGCCTACCACAACCGGGACGACGATGGCGGTCAAGCCGATTGCCGAGGAATATGGGGTGCCATTAATTTCCTGCGCGGCGGCTGAGGCGATTGTGAACCCGGTGTTCAAATGGGTGTTCAAGACTCCTCAGAAAGACAGTGACTGTGCCGTACGCATTTATGAACATATGAAAGCCAAAGGGCTCACGAAAGTAGCCATAATTACCTCCACGGACGCTTTTGGGGCGACCGGCAGAGCGCAGCTCCAGGCCTTTGCGCCGGTTATGGGCATCGAGATTGTCGCGGACGAGAGCTATGCCCCGTCGGATACTGATATGACTGCGCAATTGACCAAGATTAAAGGTACGCCCGCACAGGCTTTGATCAATTGGTCCGTCGGGCCTGTCCAAGTGGTTGTCGTCAAGAACGTGCGACAACTCGGCATGACGATTCCGCTTTACCAGAGCCATGGTTTTGGGAATCCGAAAAACATTGAGGCATGCGGTGCTGCGGGTGAAGGCATCATTTTTCCTGCGGGGCGGCTTCTGGTTGTCGAGCATCTCAAAGACGATTTACCCCAAAAGGCGGTCCTGGCGAAGTACAAGTCGGAGTACGAGGCGAAATACAAAGACCAGGTAAGCACATTCGGCGGGCACGCGTTCGATTCGTTATGGCTCGTCATTGATGCGTTGAAAGCGGTCGGTCCGGACAAAGCCAAGCTCCGGGATTACATTGAGAACAGGAAAGGCTTCGTCGGCACCGGCGGGATCTTCAATTTTTCGGCTGAAGATCATTGCGGCCTCGACAAGAATGCATTCGAGATGATGACGGTAAAAGAGGGCAAGTTCATGCCTCTCGGCATTTAG
- a CDS encoding amino acid-binding protein translates to MKVKQISVFLENKIGHVRMVTDELTKANLNLRAISLADSKDFGILRMVVEDPERAHAVLRAANHAVKETDVIAVEVPDHPGGLSDLLKTMEGCGVNIEYMYSVLERKSDKAVIILRVENTDEVIESLKNQKLRLLSSKEVYGVL, encoded by the coding sequence ATGAAGGTAAAGCAGATTTCAGTTTTTCTTGAGAATAAGATCGGGCATGTGCGTATGGTAACGGACGAATTGACCAAAGCCAACCTGAATCTGCGCGCCATCTCCCTTGCAGACAGCAAGGACTTCGGCATCCTGCGGATGGTGGTCGAGGACCCGGAGAGAGCGCACGCCGTTCTGCGAGCCGCCAACCATGCGGTCAAGGAGACCGATGTCATTGCAGTTGAGGTTCCGGATCACCCGGGTGGGCTATCGGATTTGCTGAAGACAATGGAAGGTTGCGGCGTCAATATCGAATATATGTACAGTGTGCTCGAGCGGAAGAGCGACAAGGCGGTAATCATTCTCCGGGTTGAAAACACGGACGAGGTGATTGAGAGTCTGAAAAATCAGAAATTGAGATTATTATCCTCAAAGGAGGTTTACGGCGTTCTCTAG
- a CDS encoding phenylacetate--CoA ligase family protein, protein MIWDEKHECMPREQLRELQLTRLKRVIRRVHKNVPYFRKKLDDLGLSPSDIKTLEDLQKLPFITKHELRETYPFGLFATPLKDVVRIHSSSGTTGKPVVAGYTKADLNLWAELMARTLSAGDVTANDVVQNSYGYGLFTGGLGIHYGAEKVGATVIPISGGNTKRQLMVMEDFGVTVLACTPSYSLQIAEVAEEMNIDMSRLKLRVGVFGAEPWSDTMRSEIEERLRITAMDIYGLTEVIGPGVATECQHRCGLHIFEDHFIPEVIDADTGKVLPEGSIGELVLTCVTKQAFPVIRFRTRDIVSLRYQPCECGRTLVRMNRVTGRTDDMLIIRGVNVFPSQIEHVLVGFDEAQPHYQLIVRKDGPMDTLEVQVEVSEEIFSDEIKNLQLIEKKIEHEIQSMLGIHAKVTLVQPKTIERSMGKAKRVIDLRKEGGIAG, encoded by the coding sequence ATGATTTGGGATGAGAAACATGAATGCATGCCGAGAGAACAGCTTCGGGAATTGCAGCTGACGCGCCTGAAACGGGTAATTCGGCGCGTTCATAAGAATGTTCCCTACTTTCGCAAGAAGCTTGACGATTTGGGGCTAAGCCCCTCGGACATCAAGACTCTCGAAGATCTTCAGAAGCTTCCATTCATTACGAAGCATGAATTGCGAGAGACGTATCCATTTGGCCTTTTCGCTACTCCGCTGAAAGACGTGGTGCGGATACATTCTTCCTCGGGCACGACCGGGAAGCCGGTTGTGGCCGGTTATACGAAGGCGGATTTGAATCTATGGGCCGAGTTGATGGCGCGCACGCTTTCGGCGGGTGATGTGACTGCGAATGACGTAGTGCAGAACAGCTACGGGTACGGCCTGTTTACGGGCGGATTGGGCATCCATTACGGAGCTGAGAAAGTCGGGGCGACGGTCATTCCCATATCGGGCGGCAATACAAAGAGGCAGTTGATGGTCATGGAAGATTTTGGGGTGACGGTTCTTGCATGCACTCCGTCATACTCGCTGCAGATTGCCGAAGTCGCCGAGGAAATGAACATCGATATGAGCCGGCTGAAGCTTCGGGTGGGCGTGTTTGGCGCCGAGCCCTGGTCGGACACGATGCGCTCGGAAATCGAAGAACGGCTTCGCATTACCGCGATGGACATCTACGGGCTCACTGAGGTAATCGGCCCTGGCGTTGCGACAGAGTGCCAGCATCGGTGCGGCCTGCATATTTTCGAGGATCATTTCATTCCCGAAGTGATCGACGCCGATACCGGGAAAGTACTGCCCGAGGGGTCGATCGGGGAGCTCGTCTTGACCTGCGTGACCAAGCAGGCTTTTCCCGTTATACGATTCAGAACGCGGGACATCGTCAGTCTCCGGTACCAGCCGTGCGAATGCGGGCGGACTCTTGTGCGGATGAATCGGGTGACGGGTCGAACCGATGATATGCTGATCATCCGGGGCGTCAATGTCTTTCCATCTCAGATCGAACATGTTCTGGTGGGCTTCGATGAGGCCCAACCTCATTACCAATTGATTGTGAGAAAAGACGGACCGATGGATACGCTCGAGGTGCAAGTTGAAGTGAGTGAGGAGATTTTCTCAGACGAGATCAAGAACCTGCAACTGATTGAGAAGAAGATAGAGCACGAGATACAGAGCATGCTCGGCATTCATGCGAAGGTGACTTTGGTCCAGCCGAAGACCATCGAGCGCAGCATGGGTAAGGCAAAACGAGTCATAGATTTACGAAAGGAAGGAGGGATAGCCGGATGA
- a CDS encoding hotdog fold thioesterase — protein MSSAVFEAIRKKVRDEPFAQKMKLALAELAEGYSVVTMTFTPDMENLFGMAHGGAIFALIDEAFETASNSHGTMAVALNMSITYIAPASPGDALRAEAKEVHRTNRTASYYITVQNQDNTLLATCQALVYRKKDKLPFLE, from the coding sequence ATGAGCAGTGCAGTATTCGAAGCGATCCGTAAAAAGGTGCGAGATGAACCGTTCGCCCAAAAAATGAAGCTTGCGCTCGCTGAACTGGCTGAAGGCTACTCGGTTGTGACAATGACCTTTACGCCCGACATGGAAAACCTCTTCGGAATGGCGCATGGCGGCGCTATATTCGCCCTCATCGACGAAGCCTTTGAGACTGCATCGAACTCCCATGGAACCATGGCGGTCGCCTTGAATATGAGTATAACCTACATTGCACCGGCATCGCCCGGTGATGCTCTGAGAGCAGAAGCAAAAGAAGTGCACAGAACAAACCGAACTGCCAGTTACTATATCACGGTCCAGAACCAGGATAATACTCTCCTGGCAACCTGCCAGGCTCTGGTTTATCGGAAGAAGGACAAACTTCCGTTTCTCGAGTAG
- a CDS encoding DUF1573 domain-containing protein, with protein MKRLFTAGASLCVAGFLAAIAFSVHASESPKPAAQPQSAPKIVFEKLVHDFGKMGPDETVKYKFQFKNAGSGTLNIGDIKTTCGCTGTLLSQREIPPGGNGSVEVSFHSGRSGGQRRKAIFVSSNDPGSPSVKLEIIANVLVPLEVRPSTLYWVAELNEKSSRTVDLLYNPELQVNIKSLELSSPAFTASYRPADQPGVTGYRIDLQYDGKLPVGNFQERLTILTDNASYPKVLVHLRGKVVGPVKVIPDAVAFGVINENLPLTRVIRLHSTNNKEFTVTGVESTNPLIAYELEQKEQSRFFEIKVSINQKPPAGAFSEKLYIKTNDSSYPVIEVPVFAHVK; from the coding sequence ATGAAAAGACTTTTTACGGCGGGCGCGTCTCTCTGTGTGGCAGGGTTTCTTGCGGCTATTGCCTTTAGTGTGCACGCTTCCGAATCGCCCAAACCGGCCGCACAACCACAATCGGCGCCGAAAATTGTGTTTGAAAAACTGGTGCACGACTTTGGTAAAATGGGCCCGGACGAGACCGTAAAATACAAATTTCAATTCAAGAACGCCGGCAGTGGGACACTGAATATCGGAGACATCAAGACCACATGCGGCTGCACCGGCACATTGCTGTCGCAACGTGAGATTCCGCCGGGCGGCAACGGTTCGGTTGAAGTGAGCTTCCATTCCGGCCGCTCGGGGGGGCAGCGGAGGAAAGCCATATTTGTGAGCTCGAATGATCCCGGCAGCCCCTCCGTAAAACTTGAGATCATTGCCAACGTTTTGGTGCCGTTGGAGGTAAGGCCCAGCACTCTGTATTGGGTTGCGGAGCTCAATGAGAAGTCATCACGCACCGTGGACCTGCTTTACAACCCGGAACTGCAGGTGAATATCAAGAGTCTCGAGCTGTCGTCTCCCGCCTTCACCGCCTCATACAGGCCGGCCGATCAACCGGGAGTAACCGGCTATCGGATTGATCTGCAATACGATGGGAAACTGCCGGTCGGCAACTTTCAGGAAAGACTCACCATACTGACCGATAACGCTTCTTATCCCAAAGTGCTCGTGCATTTGCGGGGAAAGGTGGTTGGGCCGGTGAAGGTGATACCTGACGCCGTCGCATTTGGAGTGATCAACGAGAATCTCCCGCTGACCAGGGTCATTCGTCTACATAGCACGAACAACAAGGAGTTTACGGTTACCGGTGTTGAATCGACCAATCCCTTGATAGCCTATGAACTTGAGCAAAAAGAGCAGTCTCGTTTCTTTGAGATAAAAGTCTCAATAAATCAGAAGCCGCCGGCCGGCGCCTTTTCGGAAAAGTTATACATCAAGACCAACGATTCTAGCTATCCAGTCATTGAGGTACCCGTGTTTGCACACGTGAAGTAG
- a CDS encoding flagellar brake protein has product MSPRKKTADDDFSILSSVCQHNVSLDVRPMGEKSTEFYRSSFLAFQRDAIPPVLVIQAPTSKGRIILLRPGQKIKLVFVHNGVIYSCATAILGRVRHQLNREIDVAALQLQVPAALATGKIRSFYRLSIPRSRSLEVMVGIYTGKRGKQQRIRSREKAYMTDIGGGGMGFRIAEGRSLLLGVDTRLSLSFRLSEEDQPIRLLGKIGFYLRRRDVREVFFGVQFIEVDSDIAYKRNIDKILRYVAEQQRISLQSRLNAIQ; this is encoded by the coding sequence ATGTCTCCTCGAAAGAAAACAGCGGACGATGATTTTTCTATTCTCTCATCGGTTTGCCAGCACAATGTTTCTCTTGACGTACGTCCGATGGGAGAAAAATCCACCGAATTCTACCGCAGCAGTTTTCTGGCATTTCAGCGGGACGCTATTCCTCCTGTCCTGGTGATTCAGGCGCCGACGTCGAAAGGAAGGATCATCTTATTACGGCCGGGGCAGAAGATTAAACTTGTTTTTGTCCACAACGGAGTCATCTATTCCTGTGCTACAGCTATCTTGGGAAGGGTTCGGCATCAGCTAAATCGGGAAATTGATGTGGCTGCCCTGCAACTGCAAGTACCCGCAGCACTTGCGACAGGCAAGATCAGGAGTTTCTATCGGCTTTCCATCCCGAGGTCGCGTTCATTGGAAGTCATGGTTGGCATCTATACGGGAAAAAGGGGAAAACAGCAGAGGATACGTTCGCGCGAAAAGGCGTATATGACTGACATAGGCGGAGGCGGAATGGGCTTTCGCATAGCGGAGGGAAGAAGCCTTCTTCTGGGGGTGGACACGAGGTTGTCTCTTTCCTTTCGACTTTCTGAAGAAGATCAACCGATCAGGCTCTTGGGCAAGATCGGTTTCTATCTGCGGCGAAGGGACGTGCGCGAAGTTTTTTTTGGAGTTCAGTTTATAGAGGTTGATTCAGATATTGCATATAAGAGAAATATTGATAAAATACTACGATACGTTGCGGAACAACAGAGGATCAGCCTTCAAAGTCGGCTCAATGCCATTCAATAG
- a CDS encoding cobalamin-binding protein, translating into MADEAKREELLKRLADGVWKFEEEEVVAAANEVLAANLDAYDAIINGLAKGMEEAGRLWEEEEYFVPELLLCADALYAGLDILRPHVKIEDKAKSKGVVVIGTVQGDVHDIGKNLVKMMFEVAGFEVHDLGKDVELEKFVEEQLKTNAALVCLSAMMTTSMLGMERVIKMIRERNPNVRIMIGGAPVTQEIVSKFGADATADNASNALKEALRMVSSLRTMQ; encoded by the coding sequence ATGGCGGATGAAGCCAAGCGCGAAGAACTGCTGAAGAGACTTGCTGACGGTGTATGGAAATTCGAGGAAGAAGAAGTCGTCGCTGCCGCGAACGAGGTTCTTGCCGCAAATCTGGATGCGTATGACGCAATTATTAACGGTCTGGCCAAAGGAATGGAAGAGGCCGGCAGGCTATGGGAAGAGGAGGAGTATTTCGTCCCCGAACTCCTCCTTTGCGCCGATGCCCTGTATGCCGGCCTCGATATTCTTCGGCCCCATGTGAAGATTGAAGATAAGGCCAAGTCAAAAGGCGTTGTCGTAATTGGAACGGTTCAGGGCGACGTGCATGACATCGGGAAGAATCTGGTCAAGATGATGTTTGAAGTGGCCGGTTTTGAGGTTCATGACCTGGGTAAGGACGTCGAGCTCGAGAAGTTCGTCGAGGAGCAGTTAAAGACGAATGCAGCGCTGGTTTGCCTCTCGGCGATGATGACCACATCGATGCTCGGGATGGAGCGGGTGATCAAAATGATCCGCGAGCGGAATCCAAACGTGAGAATCATGATCGGCGGCGCCCCGGTCACTCAGGAGATCGTATCCAAATTCGGTGCGGATGCGACTGCCGATAACGCTTCCAATGCCTTGAAGGAGGCTCTGAGGATGGTATCTTCGCTGCGGACTATGCAGTAG
- a CDS encoding methyltransferase — protein sequence MRQKALNLLQGKRDSEFLCFSGMGNVTTEGMKATGIRFAQAHTDAGKMAKLAATSFRLFGFQSAVVPFDVAIEAELLGCPINFYTEVDPQEILYPTVKEKTISSAAGIRIPSDLANAGRVPMVRQALSLLKSDVGGEIPIGTYIMGPFTVAGQTMELDHLLKLCLKKPEEVSEILGIYSSLIVELAKSYFAAGADYITIREMGACSDVLRPTLFRSLVEPHLKDIFRKSAGPLVLHICGKSNGIIDSMNGCGASALSVDQKNDLRQTRESIGKAPVVLGNFDPYNVLVRGTPQDVRRAVAHCIEDGVDAVWPGCDIWPTAPRENMEALMAAVAAGRRERK from the coding sequence ATACGGCAGAAGGCGCTTAACCTTTTACAGGGGAAGCGCGACAGCGAGTTTTTGTGTTTCAGCGGAATGGGGAATGTTACGACTGAGGGGATGAAGGCAACGGGAATACGTTTTGCCCAGGCGCATACCGACGCCGGCAAAATGGCGAAGCTGGCGGCGACTTCGTTCCGGCTGTTCGGATTCCAGTCTGCGGTTGTTCCGTTCGATGTTGCAATCGAGGCGGAACTGCTGGGTTGTCCGATCAATTTTTATACGGAAGTGGACCCGCAGGAGATACTGTATCCGACGGTCAAGGAAAAGACGATATCGTCGGCTGCCGGAATCCGGATTCCATCCGATCTTGCCAACGCTGGGCGAGTGCCGATGGTGAGACAGGCGCTGAGTCTGCTCAAGAGCGATGTCGGCGGGGAAATTCCGATTGGAACCTACATCATGGGCCCGTTCACCGTAGCAGGCCAGACGATGGAACTGGATCACCTGCTCAAGCTGTGCCTGAAGAAGCCGGAGGAGGTCTCGGAGATCCTTGGGATTTATTCATCGCTGATCGTTGAGTTGGCGAAATCATATTTTGCGGCGGGTGCGGATTATATAACGATTCGGGAAATGGGGGCATGCTCGGACGTGCTGCGGCCGACTCTTTTTCGAAGTCTTGTCGAGCCGCATCTAAAGGATATTTTCAGGAAATCGGCGGGTCCGCTCGTTCTCCACATCTGCGGGAAATCAAACGGAATCATTGATTCAATGAACGGGTGCGGTGCGTCTGCGCTGAGCGTCGATCAGAAGAACGATCTGCGCCAGACGCGCGAGAGCATCGGGAAAGCTCCCGTTGTCCTCGGCAATTTTGATCCATATAACGTGCTGGTGCGGGGGACGCCTCAGGACGTCAGGCGCGCTGTTGCTCACTGTATTGAAGATGGGGTGGATGCTGTCTGGCCCGGCTGCGATATCTGGCCCACCGCTCCGCGGGAGAATATGGAAGCGCTGATGGCGGCCGTCGCCGCCGGTCGACGAGAGCGGAAGTGA
- a CDS encoding tetrahydromethanopterin S-methyltransferase subunit H — MNPFGLDAGQRVCDIGGIRVGGRPGTNPVLLIGSMFHKGDRLIASRKTASFDKDAARAYLQKLRELSSKTSIPACIDVVGNGVAEFDAYLEFLAQETPAPLCIDAWKVDVRMEAARRAGAIDILDRLIYNSLNPWSPDLEREVQEIAEIGVKHVIVGVFDEADKFSSGRIRSLEAMLPVIERGCFSSILIDTTVMNVAAMAFSLRAGVEIKQKFGLPVGCAPANGTYTWKQIRAGGSREIFAGADAAAHAIAAVWSDFLFYGPMSGTERAFAAAAVADSIKALYTFSDSRKLSAAEFHPLRRLFPEFVDQLERPQKQVKE, encoded by the coding sequence ATGAATCCTTTCGGTCTTGATGCGGGACAGAGAGTCTGCGACATTGGAGGCATACGAGTAGGCGGCCGCCCGGGAACGAATCCCGTCCTGCTCATCGGCTCGATGTTTCACAAGGGCGACAGGCTGATCGCCAGCAGGAAAACGGCGTCATTCGACAAAGACGCCGCTCGGGCTTATCTGCAGAAGCTGCGGGAATTATCTTCGAAGACATCCATCCCGGCCTGTATCGATGTTGTAGGAAACGGCGTGGCCGAATTTGACGCATATCTTGAATTTCTGGCGCAGGAGACACCGGCCCCCCTTTGTATTGACGCATGGAAAGTTGATGTTCGCATGGAGGCTGCAAGAAGAGCGGGGGCAATTGATATCCTTGACAGGCTCATTTACAACAGCCTCAACCCGTGGAGTCCGGATCTGGAGCGTGAGGTGCAAGAGATTGCCGAGATCGGGGTGAAGCATGTCATAGTCGGCGTGTTTGATGAAGCCGACAAATTCTCCAGCGGCAGGATAAGATCGCTTGAAGCGATGTTGCCCGTGATCGAGAGAGGATGCTTCTCCAGCATCCTCATTGACACCACGGTCATGAATGTGGCGGCGATGGCGTTCTCTCTTCGGGCTGGGGTTGAAATCAAGCAGAAGTTCGGGCTGCCAGTCGGCTGCGCTCCCGCAAACGGCACGTATACATGGAAGCAGATTCGCGCGGGAGGCTCGCGCGAGATATTTGCGGGCGCTGACGCCGCCGCTCATGCGATCGCGGCTGTGTGGAGCGATTTCCTTTTCTACGGCCCGATGTCCGGGACGGAACGGGCATTCGCGGCGGCCGCAGTAGCCGATTCGATAAAGGCGCTTTACACCTTTTCCGATTCCCGGAAATTATCGGCGGCCGAATTTCACCCGTTGCGGCGTCTATTCCCGGAATTTGTCGATCAACTTGAGCGGCCGCAGAAACAAGTGAAGGAGTAG